Sequence from the Actinomyces slackii genome:
GGCCCGGCAGGCCTCCTTGGCGGCCTCCAGGGCCTCGGGCCAGGCCCTGTCGTAGGCCTCGGCGTCCTCCTCGGGGTCCAGCCCGGCCTCCTTCAGGGCGGTCACGGCGATGTGCTCGGCGTTGCCGCCCAGCATGATGTCGGTGCCTCGACCGGCCATGTTGGTGGCCACGGTCACGGCCCCCTTGCGCCCGGCCAGGGCGACCACGGCCGCCTCACGGGCGTGCTGCTTGGCGTTGAGGACCTCGTGGCGGATGCCGCGCTCATTGAGAAGGGCGGAGAGCACCTCGGACTTCTCCACGCTGGTGGTTCCCACCAGCACGGGCTGGCCGGCCTCATGGCGCTCGGCGATGTCGTCGACCACCGCCTCCAGCTTGGCCTTGACCGTGGTGTAGACCAGGTCGGGCTGGTCGACGCGGATCATGGGCCGGTTGGTGGGGATGGGCACGACCCCGATCTTGTAGGTGCCTGCGAACTCGGCGGCCTCGGTCTCGGCCGTGCCGGTCATGCCCGAGCGCGAGCCCTCGGGGTAGAGCCGGAAGTAGTTCTGCAGGGTGATGGTGGCCAGGGTCTGGTTCTCGGCCTTGATCTCCACGCGCTCCTTGGCCTCGATTGCCTGGTGCATGCCCTCGTTGTAGCGACGCCCGGGCAGGACGCGCCCGGTGTGCTCGTCGACGATGAGGACCTCGCCGTCGCGCACGATGTAGTCCTTGTCGAGGTGGAAGAGCTCCTTGGCCTTGATGGCGTTGTTGAGGAAGCCGATGAGCGGGGTGTTCTCCGACTCGTAGAGGTTCTCGATGCCCAGGTAGTCCTCGACCCTCTCGATGCCGGGGGCCAGCACGCCCACGGTGCGCTTCTTCTCGTCGACCTCGTAGTCCTTGCCGGGGCGCAGCCGCGTGGCGATGGTGGAGAACTCCTTGTACCACTTGTTGACGTCCCCGGAGGCGGGCCCGGAGATGATGAGCGGCGTGCGGGCCTCGTCGATGAGGATGGAGTCGACCTCATCGACGATGACGAAGGCGTGGCCGCGCTGGACCAGGTCCTCGGTGCGCTGGGCCATGTTGTCGCGCAGGTAGTCGAAGCCGAACTCGTTGTTGGTGCCGTAGGTGATGTCGCAGGCGTACTGCTTGCGGCGCTCGGCGGGGGTCTGCCCGGTCAGGATGCAGCCGGTGGTCAGGCCCAGGAAGCGATGGACGCGCCCCATGAGGTCGGACTGGTACTCGGCCAGGTAGTCGTTGACGGTGACCACATGGACGCCATCGCCAGTCAGGGCGCGCAGGTAGGAGGGCATGGTGGCCACGAGGGTCTTGCCCTCACCGGTCTTCATCTCGGCGATGTTGCCCAGGTGGAGGGCCGCCCCGCCCATGATCTGGACGTGATAGGGCCGCATGCCCAGGACGCGATCGGCCGCCTCGACCACCGTGGCGAAGGCCTCGGGCAGCAGCTGGTCGAGGGTCTCGCCGTCCTCGTAGCGCTCCTTGAGCTCATCGGTCATCTCCCGGAGCTCCTCGTCGGTGAACTCGCTGTAGTTATCGGCCAGGGACTCCACGCGCCTGGCGATGTTCTCGAGCTTCTTGAGGGTGCGCCCCTCGCCGATGCGAAGGATCCTGTCGACGATCGACACGCTGCTAACTCCCTTGGGACATCCGTCATGATGGGCCGGGCTCATTCGAGCCCAGGCTCGTCATACTCTAGTGGACACCGGCGCGCCGCCCCGGAGATTCCTCCCTGCGCGCAGGACCTCCTCCGCGCCTCGGGCGCATCCTCCCCGGATCCGCCTCGCATCCGGGCTTACGCGTGCCGCCCGTGCCCACAGCCCGCCCATGGGACGACGACGCGGCGCCGGCTGTGGACGGCGGTCCCCTCCGACGCGCCTGGACGCGCCCCCGGGGCCACCCTGGGCCCATGAGCACCGCCCGCCCCCGGACCACTGAGCCCTCCCAGACCCCCGACCACCCCGGGCCCAGCGAGCCCAGCGCACTCAGTGGGCTCATCGGGCTCGGCGAGCCCAGCGGGTTCAGCGCAGCGCGGCCCCGCCCTGGGGCCGGCCCCCTGGGCCTGGTCCTGCCGGTGGTCTGCGCGGGTTGCGGGCGCTGGGACACCGCGATCTGCCCGCAGTGCCGCGCCGCCCTGGGGGCCGATCCCCACCCCGTTGACCACGCCGAGGCCGCCGGCGACCTGCCGGTGCTGGCCGGCGCGACCTACGCCGGGGCGGTGCGCCACCTGGTCCTGGCCTGGAAGAGCGGAGCGCGCGAGGACCTCGACGCCATCATGTCCCAGGCCGGTCAGGCGCTGGGCCGGGCCTGGGCGAGCCTCCACCCTCCCGCCGCGGTGCCCGAGCCGTCGGGGAGCACCGGCGCTCTCCTGGTGGTCCCGGCCCCCTCGGGCCCGCTGCGCCGCCTGCGCGGGCGGCTTGTGGCCGCCCGCCTGGCCGACGCCGTCGCGCGCGCGGTGGCGGCCCAGTGGAGCGAGCAGCACCCGCAGGCCCGCCTGGTCCTCAGCGCGGACATCCTCAGGCGACCCCTGGCCGGCGGCGCGCACCAGTCCGGGCGCTCGGCGCGCGGCAGGCGGGTCAACCGAGCCCGCGCTCCCCGGGTCCTGGCCGATGTCCGGGGCCTGGAGGCGCTCATCGTCGACGACGTCGTGACCACCGGCGCCACGCTGGGCTCCTGCCATGAGGCGCTGCGCCGCCAGGGGGCCTCGGTCCTGGGGGCCCTGGCCCTGGCCGCGACCCCGCCGGCGCACGGCCTGCGCACGACCGGCGCACGACCGCGCATGGCTGGCAGAGAGCTCGCATCGAGGCGTGAACAACGGTTGGGCATCAGGTGAGCGGGCATGTCCGCCACCGGCGATCAGTCCCCCCGCAAAACGGGCGTGACCTGCCTTGATGGTGTAACTTATGTGGTACAACGCACAGCGGATGCCGCCAGAGGACGAGGTCGTCCTCACCGGCGCATCAGCACCCAGACGGAGGCTAAGGAGGTGGTCCCCACCCTTCCAGGCTCCGCTGCCAGATGCGGCGGGCGCATCCCCCATCAAGCCCGGTTCCAGGGCTGTTCCAGCACCAGAAATGAGGTTCACCATGGACATCACCGTCGTCGGCCGCAACGCGGAGATCAGCTCCCGCCTGCGTGACTACGTCGAGGACAAGGCAGTCAAGGTCGAGCAGTACGACCCGCGCGTCCAGCGCGTCGAGGTCGAGGTCACCCACGAGCGCAACCCGCGCCAGGCGGACACCGCCGAGCGCGTGGAGATCACCGTGATCTCCAAGGGGCCGGTCATCCGCGCGGAGGCATCCTCCTCCGATCGCTTCGCCGCCTTCGACATCGCCATGGGCAAGCTGACCGAGCGCCTGCGCCGGGCGCGGGACCGCAAGAAGGATCACCGCCGCTACTCGGTGACCGTGCCCGACCCCGCTGACCAGGCCGGCACCGCCGCCCCCGCCCCCGCTCCTGTCCCCGACACCGACGACGCCCCCATCGAGGACTCCCCCGCCCCGCCGACGCAGCACGGCGTCGCCGTGGAGTCCCAGCTCGGGGACTCCCCCGTCATCGTGCGCCAGAAGCTCCACACGGCCCACGAGATGACGGTCGATGAGGCCCTCTACCAGATGGAGCTGGTGGGGCACCCCTTCTACCTGTTCATCGAGAAGTCCACCAAGCAGCCCTGCGCGGTCTACCACCGCCACGGCTGGACCTACGGCGTGATCCGGCTGGACGCCCAGGTGATCTGAGGCCTGCCGCCAGGGCCCGTGAGCGCGTCCCGGCTCGCATGATGACCGCGAGCCGGGACGAGTCATGCCCGACGCGTCGCGATCAGGGCAGGGGGAAGGACAGGTCGGTGACCTCTGTGGTCAGGACCCTCCATGTGGCGCCCGGGCTGTGCAGGATCTGCCCCGAGGAGTCGTGCAGCAGGAAGGTGCCGTCCGATCGGTTGGCGATGACGGTCTGAGCGCCGGGCACCCCGACGCTCTTCTTGGGCTCGATGCCGCCCACCGTGACGATGCGAACGCTGGGGATGCCCCCGTCCTCCTCCGGCGCGGCCAGGGTGCCCACCGAGCTCGGCGAGCACCAGAAGATCCCGGAGGTCCCCGGACCGCCGGCATGGCGCATCTCGCGGGCCACGCCCAGCCCTGTTGGCCGGCCGTCGTCGTCGCGCAGGATCACCGCCAGGCTCACCGATCCGCCGTCCATGCGCACCACGATCCGCTCGGACTCCACCGACAGGTCGAAGGCCTCGATGCCCTGGCCCGAGAGCCACGATGCCGTGGGGTAGACCTTCTGACCCGCCGCATCAACCGCTGTCAGCCAGCCCTCGGCCATGAGCCAGGCCCAGCCGTGACGGTCCACGATCGGTGCGCCCAGGCCCCCGGCATCGGCGGTGGGCTCGCCCACGGACAGGATGGCGCTGGCCGCCGTCCCCCCGGGGGCCAGGTGCAGCAGGCTCGAGGCGGACAGGGTGTAGACGCTGCCATCGGCCCCCAGCGCGGGATGGCGGCACTGAGCGGTTCCCAGGGCCTGGGCCGTGGCCAGGGTGTCGCGGGTCGTCCCGGTGCCCCGCACCACGTTGCCCTGGGCCATCCCCACCGGTCTGCCGATCTCCGGCACCAGCGGGGCGAGGTCGGCGGGACGCCCCAGGTCCTGGGCGCCGGCCAGGACCCGGACGTCCTCGACCTCATTGAGCTGGATCAGCGTCTCCTTGATCTGGGCCACCAGGAGGCCGCGCTTGGCGCTGCCGGGATCGGCATCGGCGCTGAGGCGAACGGTGGCCACGGCCGAGGCGGTGTCAATGGTCACCCCCTCGCCCTCCAGGGAGGAGAAGGAGGACAGGGCGGTGGTCACGCCCGGGGCCAGCCACTCCGAGGGCCCGCCGATGAGCCCGGCCAGCAGGTCACGCGCCGGGCTCTTGCGCGGATACCAGCGGATCTCCGGGATGCAGCGCTCGTGGTCGCGCGACAGGAAGGCCAGGCGGTAGGAGGCGAAGTGCTGAGTCAGCTGCGTCAGCGGCAGCAGGATGCCGGCATCCAGGCCCACGATCCTCCACTGAGAGTCGGCCGTGGTGGCCAGGGTGAAGGAGGTCTCGTGGACGGCGTCCTTGGTCGAGAGGATGAAGACGCCGTCGGCATCGCGCCGGCCGATGCTGCCGGCCGAGACCGTCACCGAGCCATCGGCGGATTTGACGACCTGGGGCTCACTGGTGCCGGAGTAGACCTGCACGGCCGCCATGGGCTGCCACTGCTCCACCGCCTGACCGGTGAGGAACTGGCGGGCGGTGGCGAAGTCATCGGAGAAGCCTGCGCTGACCGCCCGCAGGAAGCCGTAGACGATCTGCTCGGGGCTGGCATTGGGGGTCGGCCCCGGGGCGGTCTCGATGAGGGCATCGGAGTCGGTGGGCGCGATGGTCGACTGCTGGACCGCCCCCGAACGGGGCAAGGCGGTGCACCCGCCCAGCAGGGCGGCCCCCGCTCCCAGGCAGGCCAGACCCAGGGCACGACGGCGCGGCATATGAGCGGCCGGTCTCATCGCCATCGCGCCTCCTCCGCGGCCTCGGCAGGGGTCCGAGTCGAGGATCTGTCCCCAGGGAGGCGCACGACGACGCGGTCGGTCTCGCGCTCCTTGTCCGCGGCCGCCGGGCTGATGACCTCGCCGGCCAGGGGGATGTCGCCCAGCACCACCGTCTGACGCGCGCGGCGCGTCGCCGGGGCCGGGCCCAGAGGACTGACCAGGGAGGCGGTGCCGTGCTCGCCGGGGGCGTCGGCCGCCCCGGCTCGGGCGACCGCGGGAGCATCCTCGGGAATGAGGTCCAGGGGGCCGGGGCCGCGCAGCTTCCCCGGGGCGCCGTCCGGCCCCTGCTCCCGCGGCAGCACCAGCAGGAAGGAGGATCCTGCCGCCGGCCACCCCCAGGCCGCCAGCCTGCCGCCGTGAAGGATGGCGTCCTCCATCGAGATCGACAGCCCCAGGCCCGTCCCGCCCAGGCTCCGCTGGCGCGAGGGGTCGGCGCGGTAGAAGCGGTCGAAGACCTTGGCCACGACGTCCGGGCTCATGCCGATGCCATGATCGCGCACCCGCACGGCCACGGCGTCCTCGTCGACGGCCAGGGTCACGTCCAGGGGCTTGCCCTCGCCGTGCTCCAGGGCGTTGACCACGAGGTTGCGCACGATCCTCTCCACCCGGGTGACATCGACCTCGGCGACGGCGGGGGTGTCGGGCATATGCAGGCGCAGCGTGGTCCCGGTGGCCTTGAAGTGGAACATGGTGGTCTCGATGACGGTCTCGACCACCTCCGCCAGGTCGATGGTCTCCAGGCGGAGCTTGACATTGCCGGAGTCGATCCGGGAGATGTCGAGCAGGTCGGTGAGCATCTTCTCGAAGCGGTCCACGGAGTTGGAGAGCACCTCGATGCTGCGAAGGGCGAAGGGGTCGGAGATCTCCTCGCGGGCGTCGTCGATCTGCTCGGCGGCCAGGCGGATCGATGCCAGCGGGGTGCGCAGCTCGTGGGAGACGTCGGAGACGAAGAGCCGCTGGACCTTGGACAGGGACTCCAGGCGCTCGATCTGGTCCTCCAGGGAGGCCGCCATATGGTTGAAGGACTGGGCCAGGGTGGAGATCTCATCCTCGCCCTGCACGCTCAGGCGCTCCCCCAGCTCCCCCGAGGCCAGGCGCTCGGCCGCCCTGGCCGTGTGCCGCACGGGCGAGAGCACCCAGCGGGTGATGGCCCAGACCACCAGGATGATCATGGCCAGGAATCCCAGGCTGCCGATGGTGATGTTGCGCGAGGACAGGGAGACGATGCTCTGCTGGGACTCCAGGGAGTAGATGAGGTAGACCTCGTACTCCCCCGCCCGGGGAAGGTTCATGCGCGAGCCCACCACGATGCCCGGATCGGTGCCCCCCTCGGAATCGGGCACGGCCACGGACTGCCAGTACTGGCCCCCGCCCTTGTCCGTCTCGACGCGCTCGCGCAGCTCGGGGGTGATGAGGTAGTTGAGATCGGTGTCGGACTTGAGGTTGTTGGCCACCGTGGGCGAGGTCTCGCGCTGGCTGCGCTCCATGATGATCCCCACCCCGCCGGAGCCCGCCATGGAGTCCTTGATGGAGTTGATCTGCGCCTGGGCCACGGCATTGACCTCATCGACGGTCACGGCCGCATTGGCGTCGAACTCCCTTTGCGCCGCCGAGAAGCGCGACTGGGCGTCGCGCAGGACGACGTCGCGCTGGTCCTCGAAGACCTCGGAGCTGATGCGGCTGGTGACGAAGAACAGCAGCAGGGCGACGAGCAGCAGGCCGATCACCGTGGCGGCGAACACCATGCGCAGCTCAAGGCTGCGGCGCAGGAAGCCGGGCAGGGGCAGGGGACGGCCCAGCCGTCTCTGCGCCCTGGCCACAGGATCACGCGTCGGGCTCATCACGACTCAGGAGTCAGCACCGGTCGACGGCGAGGCAGGCGGCGCCGCGCCTCAGGAGGACTCCCCGACCCGGTAGCCCACGCCGCGCACGGTCACGACGATCGCGGGACGCTCGGGGTCCTTCTCAATCTTGGCCCGCAGGCGCTGGACGTGAACGTTGACCAGGCGGGTGTCAGCCGGGTGCTGGTAGCCCCAGACCTGGCTGAGCAGCTCCTCGCGGGTGAAGACCTTCCACGGCGAGCGGGCCAGGGTCACCAGCAGCTCGAACTCCAGGGGGGTCAGGGCGATGGAGGTCTCGCCGCGCTTGACCTGGTGACCGGCGACGTCGATGTCCAGATCGCCGGCTCGCACGTGCTCAGCGGCCCCGGGGTTGGTGCGGCGCAGTCGCGTCGAGACGCGGGCCAGCAGCTCCTTGGACTTGAAGGGCTTGGTGACGTAGTCATCCGCCCCGGCCTCCAGCCCGGCCACCACATCCTGGGTGTCGGTGCGCGCGGTGAGCATGATGATCGGCACATCGGACTCGGCTCGGATGAGCTTGCAGATCTCGACGCCGTCGAGTCCGGGAAGCATGAGGTCCAGCAGGACCAGGTCGGGGTTGACCCCGCGGAAGGTCTCCAGTGCCTGGGCCCCGTCATGACACAGGGTCGGGGTGTAGTTCTCCGACTCCAGCATGATGCCGATCATCTCGGCCAGGGATGCATCGTCATCGACGACAAGAATGCGCGTGCTCATGGGCATATCTTGGCACGAGAAGGCGCTTTGGGGGTCCACTTTGACACTGGGGTGGCGTTCACAATTTCTAACGGCCCTTTGTCAGGGTCCCATAGTTTCCTCGACGGAGACTATGTGATATCTGAAAATATGCTGAGCAGCACTGCTCGGCACCCCTCCTCCACGCCCAGGCCCACGCGATTCTCCTCCCGCAGAGGGAGGAGGGGCCCCCACGCTCATGCCAGCATGGCCCCATGAGCAACGAGAGTACTGGCTGGCAGCCCCCCAGTGAGGGCAGCGCCCCCGGCGCCCACGAGGTCCCCTCACCGCAGCATCAGCCGCAGTACGGCGCCTACGGCACGCCACCCCCCGGCCAGTACCCGCCGCCCGGGGCGCAGCAGCCATCGCCGGGTCCGTACCCCGGCGCGGGCTTCCGGCCCTACGGCCCGGGCGTCCTGGGCGACCCGCGCCCGGGGATCATCCCGCTGCGCCCCCTGAGCATCGGGGAGATCATCGCGGGCGCCTTCGAGGCCATGCGCGCCAACCCGCGCGCCATGTTCCTCCCCTCGCTGGTGGTCATGGCGGCCATGGGCATGGCCTCCGCGCTCATCACCTACCTCCTGACCAGCCGCTCGAACCCCCTGATCGATTACCCCGCCGGCGGCACCTCAGAGGCGGAGTCACTCCGGGAGCTGCAGAGCCTCCTCGTGGACCAGGGCGCGGCCAACTTCGCGTCGGGGCTGCTCAACGGACTGGCCGCCGCGATCCTCACCGGCCTGCTCATCGTGGCCGTGTCCCGCATGATTCTCGGCCGCGTGGCCTCCGCCGGGGAGATCTGGGAGCGCACCCGCAGTCGGGTCCCAGCGCTGATCGGCCAGACACTGCTCATCACCCTCATCCAGCTCCTCATCATGGCGGGCGCCGCGGCGGTCATGATCCCGCTGGCGATGCTCGCCGGGGAGGCCGACTCCCTGGTGGGCTTCCTGCTCATCCTGCTGCTGGGCATCGCCCTGGGCTCCATCGCCATCCTGGCCGTGACCTGCAGGCTGTGCCTGGCCCCGGCGGCCCTCATCCTGGAGAACATCGGCGTGATCGAGGGGATCCGCCGCTCGTGGGCACTGACCCGGGGATACTTCTGGCGCGTGCTGGGCATCCAGATCCTGGCCTGGCTCATCGTGTCCTTCACCCTGAGCCTGCTCAGCGGGATGATCGGAGGAGTCATCGGCGTGATCACCGCCATCCAGCCCGAGTTCGCGGCGGCGGGCTACGCCCTGGCCGCCTTCGTCGGCTCCGTGATCTCCGCCTTCGTCCTGCCCTTCTCGGCGGCGGTTGTCGCCCTGACCTACACCGACGTGCGCATGCGCTCCGAGGGCCTGGACATCGAGCTGCGCAGGGCGGCCGGGGCCTGAAGGCATGGTGATCACGCTCAGCCGCATGCCCGCCCTGGAGGCCCCTGCCACGCCAGGGGCGGATGAGGCGCGCAGGGCCGCGCGCGAGGAGCTGGCCCGTCCGATCTACCGCGAGCCGCCCAATCTGCTGGAGCGCCTGTGGGAGTGGATCCTCAAGCACGCCGATGCCAGCACCGCGATCCCCGGGGTCTCGCCCTGGGTCTCGGTGGTGATCGTCACGCTGAGCGCAACCCTCATCATCGCCGCCCTGGTCCTCCTTCTGCGCCGCCTGACCGTCCCCAGGCGGGCCGCGCGCCCCGGCGACGAGCTCTTCTCCGATGATAGGGACGCCGCCGCTCTGGCCCTGGCCGCGGATCAGGCGGCTCAGCGCCAGGACTACGCCACGGCCGTGATCGAGCGCTTCCGCGCCATCATCCGCTCCCTGGACGAGCACGGGATCATCGAGGAGTACCCGGGCATGACCGCCCTGGAGTCGGTTGGCCTGGCCGCTGAGGGCCTGCCGGCGGGCGAGGTCATCCTCGACCTGCGCCAGGCCGCCGCGCTCTTCGACTCCGTGCGCTACGGCGATGTGCTCGCCGGGCACGAGCAGGATGAGTGGATGCGAGACCTGGCCCAGCGCGTGACCCGGGCCGCCCGGTCCGCCTCCCGGCACCACCTGTCCGCGAGGGCCGGGGCATGAGCACCGCCCAGGCCGCCGGTGGGCGCCTGAGAAGCCGCCTGCGCTCCTGGCGCCCCACGGCACTGGCCCTTCTCGCCCTTCTGATCAGCGCGCTCATCGGCATTTGGGCGACCCCTCGGACCTCGAGCATCCCGATGGCCATTGACAACCCCAAGAGCGACGGCGCCATGGCCGTGGCCGAGCTCCTCGGCCACGAGGGCATCTCGGTCTCAAGCGCCAGCAGTGTCGACCAGGCCATCCAGGCGGCGAAGCGCGGCTCCAGCGTGGCGGTGATCAACCCCTCCGCGCTCAGCCAGACCGATCGCGAGCGCCTGGCCGAAGCCAAGGGCGACGTGACCGTCGTGGGGACGCTCTACTCGGATCTCACGGGACTGTCCCGGCTCTCCCCAACCGGCTCCTCCCTCCCGGAGTCCACCCCCACCGAGGCGCAGTGCGCCGATGAGGACGCCTCAGCGGCCCAGACCATCGCCTCCAGCCGGGGCTCGCTGTCCACCGACCAGTCCCCTGAGGCCATCGGATGCTTCCCGCTGCCCGCGGGCAGCTACGCCTACGCCGTCGAGCCCCTTCCCGGCGGAGGGACCCTGCGGGTCATCGCCGATGCCACCCTGGTGACCAATGAGCGCCTCGCGGACGAGGGTCACGCCGCCCTGGCCATCAGGGCGCTGGGGCACCACGAGGAGCTCGTCTGGCTCGACGCCGCACGGGCCTCCTCGGCGGAGAGTGTGTGGAACAGCCCCCTCACCCCGCCATGGCTGCCGGTGCTCATGCTCCACCTGTGCCTGGCCGCCCTGGTGACCGCCATCATCCGGGGGCGCAGGTTCGGCCCGATCATCACCGAGCCGCTGCCCACCGTCGTGCGATCCTCGGAGACCACGATCGCCCGCGGCCGCCTCTACCGCCGTGCCGCCGACCGCGAGCGCGCCGCCCAGGCCCTGCGCCGGGCCACCGCCATCCGCCTGGCGCGCACCCTGGGCATGGGATCGGCGGCGAGCAGGGACGATCTGCTCAACGCCGTGGCCTCCGCCTCGGGCCGACCCCGGCCCGCCGTCGCGGCTGTTCTGGATGGCCCCATTCCACCCAACGACCATGCCCTGGCGGCACTGGCCGTTGAACTCGACCAA
This genomic interval carries:
- the secA gene encoding preprotein translocase subunit SecA; the protein is MSIVDRILRIGEGRTLKKLENIARRVESLADNYSEFTDEELREMTDELKERYEDGETLDQLLPEAFATVVEAADRVLGMRPYHVQIMGGAALHLGNIAEMKTGEGKTLVATMPSYLRALTGDGVHVVTVNDYLAEYQSDLMGRVHRFLGLTTGCILTGQTPAERRKQYACDITYGTNNEFGFDYLRDNMAQRTEDLVQRGHAFVIVDEVDSILIDEARTPLIISGPASGDVNKWYKEFSTIATRLRPGKDYEVDEKKRTVGVLAPGIERVEDYLGIENLYESENTPLIGFLNNAIKAKELFHLDKDYIVRDGEVLIVDEHTGRVLPGRRYNEGMHQAIEAKERVEIKAENQTLATITLQNYFRLYPEGSRSGMTGTAETEAAEFAGTYKIGVVPIPTNRPMIRVDQPDLVYTTVKAKLEAVVDDIAERHEAGQPVLVGTTSVEKSEVLSALLNERGIRHEVLNAKQHAREAAVVALAGRKGAVTVATNMAGRGTDIMLGGNAEHIAVTALKEAGLDPEEDAEAYDRAWPEALEAAKEACRAEHDEVVELGGLYVLGTERHESRRIDNQLRGRSGRQGDPGESRFYLSMEDDLMRMFASGLAQRIMASGAYPDDVPLESKIVTRGIASAQRQVESRNYDIRKNVLKYDDVMTEQREKVYSERRRVLDGEDLEPQIETFRAQAVASIVAARTAEGRPDQWDLDALWADLGHLYPVGLEQDELVEALGGPDALTTDSLTSELSEDAAVAYEEAEARIEANAVARAQLGEEPMRTLERRILLAVVDKRWREHLYEMDYLKEGIGLRAMAQRDPLVEYANEGAHMFKAMMEGIREETVEQIFANAARFDDAAKRAEDSGTQGAAQAVTGRADGTAAAGIRPGAAAGGSVLGDTGQASLSRTAGRMRYSGPDQDGAPASGDAQRGRGAAQADAPAGANRAERRMAKKRRR
- a CDS encoding ComF family protein: MSTARPRTTEPSQTPDHPGPSEPSALSGLIGLGEPSGFSAARPRPGAGPLGLVLPVVCAGCGRWDTAICPQCRAALGADPHPVDHAEAAGDLPVLAGATYAGAVRHLVLAWKSGAREDLDAIMSQAGQALGRAWASLHPPAAVPEPSGSTGALLVVPAPSGPLRRLRGRLVAARLADAVARAVAAQWSEQHPQARLVLSADILRRPLAGGAHQSGRSARGRRVNRARAPRVLADVRGLEALIVDDVVTTGATLGSCHEALRRQGASVLGALALAATPPAHGLRTTGARPRMAGRELASRREQRLGIR
- the hpf gene encoding ribosome hibernation-promoting factor, HPF/YfiA family; protein product: MDITVVGRNAEISSRLRDYVEDKAVKVEQYDPRVQRVEVEVTHERNPRQADTAERVEITVISKGPVIRAEASSSDRFAAFDIAMGKLTERLRRARDRKKDHRRYSVTVPDPADQAGTAAPAPAPVPDTDDAPIEDSPAPPTQHGVAVESQLGDSPVIVRQKLHTAHEMTVDEALYQMELVGHPFYLFIEKSTKQPCAVYHRHGWTYGVIRLDAQVI
- a CDS encoding GerMN domain-containing protein; its protein translation is MAMRPAAHMPRRRALGLACLGAGAALLGGCTALPRSGAVQQSTIAPTDSDALIETAPGPTPNASPEQIVYGFLRAVSAGFSDDFATARQFLTGQAVEQWQPMAAVQVYSGTSEPQVVKSADGSVTVSAGSIGRRDADGVFILSTKDAVHETSFTLATTADSQWRIVGLDAGILLPLTQLTQHFASYRLAFLSRDHERCIPEIRWYPRKSPARDLLAGLIGGPSEWLAPGVTTALSSFSSLEGEGVTIDTASAVATVRLSADADPGSAKRGLLVAQIKETLIQLNEVEDVRVLAGAQDLGRPADLAPLVPEIGRPVGMAQGNVVRGTGTTRDTLATAQALGTAQCRHPALGADGSVYTLSASSLLHLAPGGTAASAILSVGEPTADAGGLGAPIVDRHGWAWLMAEGWLTAVDAAGQKVYPTASWLSGQGIEAFDLSVESERIVVRMDGGSVSLAVILRDDDGRPTGLGVAREMRHAGGPGTSGIFWCSPSSVGTLAAPEEDGGIPSVRIVTVGGIEPKKSVGVPGAQTVIANRSDGTFLLHDSSGQILHSPGATWRVLTTEVTDLSFPLP
- the mtrB gene encoding MtrAB system histidine kinase MtrB — translated: MSPTRDPVARAQRRLGRPLPLPGFLRRSLELRMVFAATVIGLLLVALLLFFVTSRISSEVFEDQRDVVLRDAQSRFSAAQREFDANAAVTVDEVNAVAQAQINSIKDSMAGSGGVGIIMERSQRETSPTVANNLKSDTDLNYLITPELRERVETDKGGGQYWQSVAVPDSEGGTDPGIVVGSRMNLPRAGEYEVYLIYSLESQQSIVSLSSRNITIGSLGFLAMIILVVWAITRWVLSPVRHTARAAERLASGELGERLSVQGEDEISTLAQSFNHMAASLEDQIERLESLSKVQRLFVSDVSHELRTPLASIRLAAEQIDDAREEISDPFALRSIEVLSNSVDRFEKMLTDLLDISRIDSGNVKLRLETIDLAEVVETVIETTMFHFKATGTTLRLHMPDTPAVAEVDVTRVERIVRNLVVNALEHGEGKPLDVTLAVDEDAVAVRVRDHGIGMSPDVVAKVFDRFYRADPSRQRSLGGTGLGLSISMEDAILHGGRLAAWGWPAAGSSFLLVLPREQGPDGAPGKLRGPGPLDLIPEDAPAVARAGAADAPGEHGTASLVSPLGPAPATRRARQTVVLGDIPLAGEVISPAAADKERETDRVVVRLPGDRSSTRTPAEAAEEARWR
- the mtrA gene encoding MtrAB system response regulator MtrA, encoding MSTRILVVDDDASLAEMIGIMLESENYTPTLCHDGAQALETFRGVNPDLVLLDLMLPGLDGVEICKLIRAESDVPIIMLTARTDTQDVVAGLEAGADDYVTKPFKSKELLARVSTRLRRTNPGAAEHVRAGDLDIDVAGHQVKRGETSIALTPLEFELLVTLARSPWKVFTREELLSQVWGYQHPADTRLVNVHVQRLRAKIEKDPERPAIVVTVRGVGYRVGESS
- a CDS encoding glycerophosphoryl diester phosphodiesterase membrane domain-containing protein, which produces MSNESTGWQPPSEGSAPGAHEVPSPQHQPQYGAYGTPPPGQYPPPGAQQPSPGPYPGAGFRPYGPGVLGDPRPGIIPLRPLSIGEIIAGAFEAMRANPRAMFLPSLVVMAAMGMASALITYLLTSRSNPLIDYPAGGTSEAESLRELQSLLVDQGAANFASGLLNGLAAAILTGLLIVAVSRMILGRVASAGEIWERTRSRVPALIGQTLLITLIQLLIMAGAAAVMIPLAMLAGEADSLVGFLLILLLGIALGSIAILAVTCRLCLAPAALILENIGVIEGIRRSWALTRGYFWRVLGIQILAWLIVSFTLSLLSGMIGGVIGVITAIQPEFAAAGYALAAFVGSVISAFVLPFSAAVVALTYTDVRMRSEGLDIELRRAAGA
- a CDS encoding DUF4129 domain-containing protein — encoded protein: MVITLSRMPALEAPATPGADEARRAAREELARPIYREPPNLLERLWEWILKHADASTAIPGVSPWVSVVIVTLSATLIIAALVLLLRRLTVPRRAARPGDELFSDDRDAAALALAADQAAQRQDYATAVIERFRAIIRSLDEHGIIEEYPGMTALESVGLAAEGLPAGEVILDLRQAAALFDSVRYGDVLAGHEQDEWMRDLAQRVTRAARSASRHHLSARAGA
- a CDS encoding DUF4350 domain-containing protein, giving the protein MSTAQAAGGRLRSRLRSWRPTALALLALLISALIGIWATPRTSSIPMAIDNPKSDGAMAVAELLGHEGISVSSASSVDQAIQAAKRGSSVAVINPSALSQTDRERLAEAKGDVTVVGTLYSDLTGLSRLSPTGSSLPESTPTEAQCADEDASAAQTIASSRGSLSTDQSPEAIGCFPLPAGSYAYAVEPLPGGGTLRVIADATLVTNERLADEGHAALAIRALGHHEELVWLDAARASSAESVWNSPLTPPWLPVLMLHLCLAALVTAIIRGRRFGPIITEPLPTVVRSSETTIARGRLYRRAADRERAAQALRRATAIRLARTLGMGSAASRDDLLNAVASASGRPRPAVAAVLDGPIPPNDHALAALAVELDQLESEVHAHG